Within Pseudomonas alloputida, the genomic segment CGCAGCTTGAAGGCCTGGCGCGCCAAGGCAAACAGCGAGACGGCCAAGCCCTTGAGGTGGCCTCGCAAACCGGCAAGACCATCAGCAAGCCTGCGCGCTCGGTGTAGCTGCGGAGCCTGTTGCGGCCCCGTCGAGACGCAAGGCAGCGGCTACAGCGAAAACATGATGCTCAGCTGAAGAGCCTGGCCAGGCAGGCCAGCTTCTTCTTGTACGAACGCCGTGCCTCCAGTGCCTGCTCCAGGCTCACCGGCAGGAACCGCGCCTGCTGGTTGGGCTGCATCTGCCCGATCAGATCGAGGTCGGCGCTGATCACCGTGCCGATCATGGCGTAGCCGCCCCCCGACACTGCATCGCGATGCAGGATGATCGGTTCCAACCCTGCCGGCACCTGGATCGATCCGATCGGGTAGCAGCTGTCGACGATATTGGAGGGGTCCGACCCCGCACCGAACGGCTGCTCGCGCGGTTGGAAACTCAAGGCGCTGCCGCCTTTGTAGCGATAACCGATGCGGTCCGCTTCGGAGCCAACCGTCCAGGCGTCGGTGAAGAAACGTTGCGCTGCAGCTTCGGTCAGGCGGTGGAAGTACAGCCCAGGCACCACCCGCAACACCACCTCCCCCCCCAGGGCCTGACGCAGGGCCATGGGCAAGCTTGCACCGGCACGGGTCTTGCCGCTGGGCACGCCGACCGGCAGCAGGTCGCCCGCCATCAGTTTGCGCCCATGAAAGCCACCCAACGCGCCCAGCGCGTAGGTGGACCGGCTACCCAGTACCTCGGGCACATCGATGCCTCCGGCCACTGCCAGGTAGGCCCGGGCGCCCGCTGTTGGAAAGCCGAAACGCAACACTTGCCCCGCCCGCACGGCAAACGCAGTGTCCGGGCGCTGCTCGCGGCCATCGAGCAACGCTGGCATCTGCGCACCGCACACAGCGACCAGTGCGTCCTGCTGGAACTCCAGCTCCGGCCCCACCAGCGCACACTCCAGGCCCGCAGCGCCGGCCGGGTTGCCCACCAGGTGATTGGCTGCGCTCAAGGCGTACTGGTCGAGTGCGCCGGACGGTGGGATACCCAGGTGGTAGTAACCTTCGCGGCCCAGGTCCTGTACAGAAGTGGACAGCCCCGGTTTGAGTACCTTGATCATGCCAGCACCTCCTGCAACGATTTGGGGTAGCCGACCGGGTCGGCGAGGAAGGCGTCCAGGGAAAACGCCACCGGGCGAATGCGCAGGTCGAAGCAGCCATCCTCCACTTCCGCCACCGCCTGGTCGTAGGTGCGGCGGTCGATAGGCTTAAACTGCACGATGTCACCTGGGCGGAAGAACACCATGTGCTCTTTCAGGTAATTCAAGGTCTGCTGTGGGTCGTAGATCGGTGCCGGGGTGACGCCGAACATCTGGTAGCCCCCGGCCCCGCGCACCGAGTAGATGCAACCAAAGCAGCCGCCATGGCCCAGGGTGAGCTTGGGCGTGTCGGTACGGGGGCGCAGGTACTTGGGCACCTGCAGCTGCCGCTCGCGCTCGACCATCTGGAACATGAACGGCAGGCCGGCGACAAAGCCGACCATCGATACGAACCATGGCGCGCCACTGTGGGCGGCGATGAAGGCCTCGACATCGGCCAGGCCGTTGATGCGCGCGGCGTACTCCAGGTCTGTGCTGGTCGGGTCCTGGTGGCGATCCCGAAAGCGCATCAGGGTTTCATGGGTCCAGGGGTCGTTGTACAGCACCGGGATCTCGATGATCCGCGTCTGCAACGAACGCTCGGCCACCGCCTGCGCCTCGGCGCCGCGCACGGCTTCGAGCAGTGCCTCGGGGGCGATACGGTCCGGGTCGAAGCGGACCTGGAACGACGCATTGGCCAGGCACACATCAAGCACGCCATCCAGGGCCATGCGCTCCACCGCACGGGTGACGGCCATACCCTTGAAAAAGGCCTCCAGCGACATGCTTTCGCTGACTTCGGCAAACAGGTGCTCGTCGGCGCCGAAGCTGTAACGGATCGGGGTTGTAGCAAGCGGTTCGGCCATGACAGTTCCTTTTCTTGGAATCTTTATAGAAAGGCAGGCGAAAACAAAAGGCACGGGCTCCGGCTTGTCGGTTTGCCGGATGCCTGACGGGTTCAGCGCGGTGCCCGCACCACGATGCCGGCCGCATCCAGTGCCTTGCGCGTGGCCTCGACCAGGTCCAGCGCGCCCGGGGTGTCACTGTGCAGGCAAATGGAATCGAATTCGATCGCCAGGTCCTGCTCTTCGACCGTGCGCACAACGCCTTGGCGACAAGCACGCAGTACCCGCTCGGCGACGGCTTGGGGCTCGTAGCCACGCACATTGCGGGTAAACACGATCGACCCGCTCAGGTCGTACTCGCGGTCGGCATAGAACTCGCGAATCACCGGCTGCCCCAGTTCCTGGGCAATGCGGCAGATCACCGAACCCGGCATGCAGTACAGCAGCAACTCGGGCTCGATCACCCGCAGGTTTTCCACCAGCAAGCGCGCCGCTTCTTCGTCACGCGCCAAGTGCATGTAAAGCGCCCCATGCGGCTTGATGTGCTGCAGGCGCACGCCCTGGGCACGAGCGATTTCACGCAGCGCGCCCAATTGATAGAGCATGTCGTCCACCAGTTCCTGCGCCGAGGCATTGATATGCCGGCGGCCAAAGCCGACCAGGTCACGGAACCCCGGGTGTGCCCCCACAGCGACGCCCAGTGCCTTGGCGCGCTCGACGGTGCGGCGCATGGTGCCGGGGTCGCCGGCATGGAAACCAGTGGCGATGTTGGCGCTGCTGATGTAACCCATCAGCTCATTGTCGACGCCATCGCCAATGGTCCACGGGCCAAAGCCCTCACCCATGTCCGAGTTGAAATCCACTGCTTGCATGACCGCGTCTCCTGGCACTTGTGACTGCATGCAAGCCACGTTAGATTCTCCGCACCCCCTTGGGAAGATCTATAAACAGATGGGGTACCTTCTGAAAAACAGATACCCCGGGAGCCTACCGTGTCACTCACCCTGCGCCAGGTCCGCTACTTCGTTGCCACCGCTGAAATCGGCCAGATCTCGCAAGCGGCGATCCACCTGAACATCTCCCAGTCGGCAGTCACTACGGCCATCAAGGAGCTGGAAGCGATGCTCGGCGTGCTGTTGTTCCAGCGCTCGGCCCAAGGCATGAGCCTGACCGAAGCCGGCCGGCACTTCTTGAACCGTGCCTACGTCATCCTGCGCAGTGTCGACGATGCGTTGAACAGCCCGCTTCCGGACGTGCGTGCCAGTGGCCTGTTGCGCCTGGCGGCGAGTTACACGGTGATCGGCTACTTCCTGCCGCACCACTTGCAGCGCCTGGAGCACTGGCATCCGGGCGTGACACTGGAGCTGTACGAGCAGGAGCGCAGCGCCATCGAGCAAGGCCTGCTGGAGGGGCGTTTCGACATGGCGGTGGTGCTCACCGCCAACCTCACCCACCCCGACATCGTCTCGGAAACCCTGTTCAACTCCGAGCGCCGGCTGTGGCTGCCCGGGCATCACCCACTGTGCGAGCGATCGGCCGTGAGCCTGGCCGAGGTGGCCTGTGAGCCGTTCATACTGTTGACCGTGGATGAGGCCGAGCAAAGTGCCATGCGCTACTGGGAGCAGGCCGGGCAACGGCCAAGCGTAAGGGTGCGCACCAGCTCGGTGGAGGCCGTGCGCAGCATGGTCGCCAATGGCAGCGGAGTGGCGATCCTGTCGGACCTGGTGCACCGGCCGTGGTCGCTGGAGGGCAAGCGCATCGAGACGGTGACCATCAGCGACCCGGTCACGCCGATGAGCGTGGGGTTGGCCTGGCACCGGGAACGGGCATTCAGCCCGGCGATGCAGGCGGTGCGCAATTACTTCCATGATGCGTTTCTGGCACCGCAGCAGTTGTCGGCCCGGCGCTGATCCTGCCTTTGCAGGCCCGGCCTCTTCGCGGGCGCGCCCGCTCCCACAGGTGCAGCGCAAATCTTCAGCGGTATGTCCGCCTGTGGGAGCGGGCAAGCCCGCGAAGAAACCAACACCCATCTTGAGCCGAACGTTCAGGCCGCAGCGCCGTCATAACCTGAGCCGGTGCCGACACGCAAAGAGGACGCGAAATGACCCAGCCCGACCCGTCATACGTCAAATGGCTCGAAGACCGCGCCATGCTCAAGGCCTCCCAGGACCGGGCCAGCCTGTACTCAGGCCAGTCGCGCCTGTGGCAGCAACCCTATGCCGAGGCCCAGCCCCGCCGCGCCACCGAAATCGCCTCGGTGTGGC encodes:
- a CDS encoding 5-oxoprolinase subunit B family protein, with amino-acid sequence MAEPLATTPIRYSFGADEHLFAEVSESMSLEAFFKGMAVTRAVERMALDGVLDVCLANASFQVRFDPDRIAPEALLEAVRGAEAQAVAERSLQTRIIEIPVLYNDPWTHETLMRFRDRHQDPTSTDLEYAARINGLADVEAFIAAHSGAPWFVSMVGFVAGLPFMFQMVERERQLQVPKYLRPRTDTPKLTLGHGGCFGCIYSVRGAGGYQMFGVTPAPIYDPQQTLNYLKEHMVFFRPGDIVQFKPIDRRTYDQAVAEVEDGCFDLRIRPVAFSLDAFLADPVGYPKSLQEVLA
- a CDS encoding LysR family transcriptional regulator, which produces MSLTLRQVRYFVATAEIGQISQAAIHLNISQSAVTTAIKELEAMLGVLLFQRSAQGMSLTEAGRHFLNRAYVILRSVDDALNSPLPDVRASGLLRLAASYTVIGYFLPHHLQRLEHWHPGVTLELYEQERSAIEQGLLEGRFDMAVVLTANLTHPDIVSETLFNSERRLWLPGHHPLCERSAVSLAEVACEPFILLTVDEAEQSAMRYWEQAGQRPSVRVRTSSVEAVRSMVANGSGVAILSDLVHRPWSLEGKRIETVTISDPVTPMSVGLAWHRERAFSPAMQAVRNYFHDAFLAPQQLSARR
- a CDS encoding biotin-dependent carboxyltransferase family protein, giving the protein MIKVLKPGLSTSVQDLGREGYYHLGIPPSGALDQYALSAANHLVGNPAGAAGLECALVGPELEFQQDALVAVCGAQMPALLDGREQRPDTAFAVRAGQVLRFGFPTAGARAYLAVAGGIDVPEVLGSRSTYALGALGGFHGRKLMAGDLLPVGVPSGKTRAGASLPMALRQALGGEVVLRVVPGLYFHRLTEAAAQRFFTDAWTVGSEADRIGYRYKGGSALSFQPREQPFGAGSDPSNIVDSCYPIGSIQVPAGLEPIILHRDAVSGGGYAMIGTVISADLDLIGQMQPNQQARFLPVSLEQALEARRSYKKKLACLARLFS
- a CDS encoding 5-oxoprolinase subunit PxpA, whose product is MQAVDFNSDMGEGFGPWTIGDGVDNELMGYISSANIATGFHAGDPGTMRRTVERAKALGVAVGAHPGFRDLVGFGRRHINASAQELVDDMLYQLGALREIARAQGVRLQHIKPHGALYMHLARDEEAARLLVENLRVIEPELLLYCMPGSVICRIAQELGQPVIREFYADREYDLSGSIVFTRNVRGYEPQAVAERVLRACRQGVVRTVEEQDLAIEFDSICLHSDTPGALDLVEATRKALDAAGIVVRAPR